tttaattatttgagatagttagaagtgtcagaatgcattatagtctacaccactaggcttaattgaatatttaggatttttcagtactaagtttattacgtttatttttggagtgaatagtaatctcggtaaacgtactaaatgcagtattttcaaaatcacagtgtgaaatgtccaaattaggttagcgaaattttatttggatacttggcaagatcttaaccacacataatgaatagtattagatacttagcacaaagagaaaccattagatggaattgtgaaggaaatcaaggtgtgagatcatgacacctaagcaaaatacacatttggaaaatatcttaagaacatagatttaaaatacatatggaaagattttaaccaccttactcttccaagtctactccacatttagaaaattttttgaactaatttcgtggatattattgggtaaaaatatcttgagttgatttttgtagatattattaggtaagagagtcctacactccactctcactccggtaagagagtcctacacttaactctcacttcgggtaagagagtcctacacttaactctcactccagcctcatctcttccatatcttatccacaaatatctccagccatccctccccacgaaattatcttcatttatgctttccattgaaagaataccaaacactctctctcggacagcttttaggagttcttttgcacacccatttcgaagtttttgtaagtgttttatcataaagtctccttcatataagttgttcctctttgagtctagtttccgtagatgtatttttcgtatcattccatggtcatttggtcggtcaaaagtatttttaaccatagaaaggtcattctgggcgtgaatctagagagtatgttatagtttggagtttttgaccaagctaatggatagatattgatccgaaatttttatggagtattgttaacatgtatatatgactattggttgaggatttttgcatgattaaaggttttgatgaaagattttcttagatttagaaacttagaaactggaagaggaaaaacagtttctgttttgagaaagtttaactctttggtggtctaaacctattctaatgactttgataattttattggaggatcctaaacatcttatatacatgttatattattattttgaagatatttgatgttagtttcaaagatatgaaattttatgcaaagagatattcagataagccaaagtgtggatattcttggctaaatttatgttttgattaatttctaaccatgtgatcttgaattagaagcttgtatatgttttaggacatctttttaaaccatgtaatggtttggtttgaagatcatatatttataagtcatagatcaagagatttatcaaaactagttgaggaaagagtttctgtttttggactaagtgtaaaaccaaaaactccaaattttattttgtgattttggtgactttagtttgatgatttaaagcatggttgatgttaggatgatattatgaatatgttagaagtaagatttgatttttgaaattcttggagatgttttgatttaaggtcaaaacttgtgattcaagtgcttggatctttttacaaaaaagtttggtgttgattattagctttttctaaatggatgttttaagtatggttttgaacttaggattggaagatgtttattgcaaaattttggtttaagcatgagttttgaagttggaaggaattgcaacaaaaataaagggaaatggcctatggatgtttcggccatagtgtgttttccatagttgtgttttgttttaaatttttctgagttgatatttaagtttagaacaaaatttacatgaggaatgtaaattttggaaacttttagaattagtatacaaaatctttaagttatgggtaaaacggtcattttcccacatgtagagagtaaaatgaaaattttactctttaagttagtattttccatatttcaaattattagtgatttagttctaacttttagaatcactaattacagttcctcgtgatcgcacttgaagttttataagaaacgcagagatcgaggtaagttagcttttaacttactagcagtctactgtgtatgtatgctaagtaaaagaactacagtgtatgtatgtatgttatcatatgtgtcatgccatgtcaagttatcatgtaattgtctattatacagaatttattctgtcatcaatttttatctgttacataatatattctgttatgtattactgtacattacaagtacgtcatgctaagtatgtcatctattacatgtaagtcaagtcatgtaatattcactgttgcaagtatgtcatattaaatatgttgtctattatatgttatgtcatgttacgaaatgtttctatctcaagttggtcatgtattctaagttatgttcaagtcacgttatgttacgtcaggacttcagtcctttcgtattccagtcacatttcatcttgagtacattatgatgtgtagaatacatggggccacaacaactgtggagtatgtatttaactacaattgtgatgcgtaaaatacatggggccacaacaactgtggagtatgtatttttcatattaagtcaagtttgtgtagaatacatggggccacaacaactgtgaagtatgtatttttaatgttaagtcaagtttgtgtagaatacatggggccacaacaactgtggagtatgtatttacacgtagaatacatggggccacaacaactgtggagtatgtatttttcatgttaagtcaagtttgtgtagaatacatggggccacaacaactgtggagtatgtatttttaatgttaagtcaagtttgtgtagaatacatggggccacaacaactgtggagtatgtatttacacgtagaatacatggggccacaacaactgtggagtatgtatttttcatgttaattcaagtttcagagcaagttcatgctaagtcaagtttcagatcaaattcatgtcaagtcaagttcagttcatgtttcaatttaagttatgtcaattatgctatgttgtacgctaagttattctttaattacttatgaatttgattatgcatttatgcttttactgtcatccatgcatcattagtctgtgtggaagtttttttgttaacttgctgagatttgtaatcaaatctcactgtggtagtcccaactaccattcctcccgaatggtagatcttgttacaggacctgaaggaggatcaggagctgaccaactagacacagtcgactgaacgacggtgcgtcgttaatgttaatatagtagttaaattactacttgtacgatggagttgcatctccagtacttttggatcataactattttggaatagtgctgtgatcttagttattcaatggatctttatatatgaagtatgttttaagtattgggatattttcagtttggtgcatagtattgctaaagaaaaaaattatccgctgcgaatattgcataatgttatatgcatgttaggattattgcatcttatatgtcatgaacgggggcaggtaaccttgtgttgcatgtctcgacgcttcaaatgtccgtccgatcccaaacggaatttgggggcgtcacagtgttACTACTGGAAATCACTGGTAGTGAATTTCACAGTGTCTACAGAAGTTAACATGCTCCTAGGTTTTTCTGTGTCACTTGAAAATAAAACTCTTGCAGGTAAATGGGGGTCGTGGAAGGTGTATTTTTTCATAACTGAGCCTCTTTAATATAACGTGGTGTGTTAGATTTTCCTGGTTCAGTTTTGGTTGTTGCTTGGTGTGCAATCTGTTGCTGCAAGCACTCCTAGTTGGTGTTGCACTACACTAGTTGTTGCTTGTGCTGAGATGTTTATGTGTTTTCTAGTTGTGTTGATGCACTTTATTTTGTGAGTACCACAGGGGATTGGCCTTTCCTAATTGCTATATTGCACGGCTGTTGCATTAGGAGTTGGTAACTTCTAGTGGCTGCTCTGCTCATTAATCTGCTGCTTCTGCACTATACTAGATTGTTGTTTGGTATTGGGAGTTTGAGTGTGTATTTACTGCAATATAACTGCTTTTGTTCTAGATGTGTAAGAGGATTGGGGTCATCAGGCTTGTAATTTTGGCAACCATCAGCCTCTTTTGTCTCTTTTGTAAGTGTGATGGCTTAGAAAGTTCAAGTAATTATGTTGTTCACAAGTAAAAGTTTcagttatataatatactttgatgcttttaattttgagaaacAGATTTCTGCACAAACTTAGTTGTAAAATGCAAACTAGATATCAGATCGAGTTGTTCACAGTTCACTACCAAACAGAATATTGAAAACCCTCTGAAATACAAAATCAAACGGGGGTTCACAACTCTAATCGTATTCAACAAACTCCCACATCCAAGCCACTTAAACCTATTTGTTAACATATCCAACAATCTTGTCTATTCACTTTTTAACAGTATCCATTAAATtccttgtttggttacacaattcATTTgggatgagatgttttgttaaaagttaaataaaatattattataatataattttttaattttagttttattttgagatttaaaaatattaaattatttattatattttatataaaaatttgtgaaaattataatgattatataatatgagatgagatagtttagttttgtataaccaaaccaaCCAGAATTGAACCAAACCCTAATCAATGATGGATTTACACAACAATTTCTACGCAGCAAAACTTTTCCTGTCCTCGTGTGAAAGTCAAACAAATATAATACGTTGGACATACATCGTCGGCTATCCATGGACGAAGGCATAATTTGATATGAACAAGTAAAATGTTGAATACAGTCACCTACGACAAACAGCATGCAAACAGCTGCTGATGTGGCAAAAATGTTATACGCACCGTTTTGACTTGACCACATGCATGATTTGATTCAGCCTTGCTTCTTTCTTCGTCTTTAATATGGTAAAACCATCGTCCTCATCTACTTAGCAACAAGAACATGATAAACGACCAAGAGTTCAGCAGCCTACTACCCTgaaaaaattcattatttttatattgttattttaatcTTTCTTCATTTAAGGGCAGCAATAAGAACAATATCATTCTTTCCTACACCAAGAAGAGCTCGTTTCAGATTACAAAACATCTGTGCAGGAGGCCATGTCTAACAATAATAGAGCAGACACGTACATACCACCCATCCACCAACAATTACTCACCTTTGGTTCCGCCATTAAAGGGCCTCTGATACCAAAAATAGGTAAGGTGGTGGAAACGtcctcaaattattttatgttcTCCTACAAAGCTCTGCTTCTTGATTATAGTTTGCATTTTTTTAGGAAGATTTTCGAAGACTTTTGAGTTATAATACACTCTTCAATCAGAGAGATGAAACTAATCCGAAGGATGCATTGCCCCAACGTTTTATCTTTGATATTGAACTTGaagaataaaacaatttaacatGATCACGTTTTAGTATTTTACAAATCTTTGACATTAATGGCAAAGGAGTTGCTAAAATTCGCAAAGCCATCAAGATCAGGAGTATATATACATTTAACCACACAATAAACAATCTACTAAGAAAAAAGCTGAAATTATAtctagaagaaatttattagcTCCTTTAGTGTTCCAGAGACGCTacacctctctctctatctctctctctagttctCTACATCATCTTCTTCAGCTAAGCCAGACTATATTACATATTCTTCTAAAGACCCACAAGCTGATCTCTTGCTTGCTTGCCCTTGTgattacatttaaaaaataaaaatagaataaacgGGAAAAAAAGGTTTAATACTTGTTAAATATTAGCTTTTCTCTGTATCATTCTTCTTCTGCAATCTCTCTCCtccatcaaaattcaaaagTAACTAACATCGAGAAACAACTTCTAGTTGAGGTGAAAATTGTAAAGAAAAAGTAAGTCCTCTTGTATTGTACCCTCGAATTAGTCTTCTTGGAATTCATTCCTCTACTCCTATAATTCCTGTCTTCGAGCTTTCATTTGACTGTTGAGATGCCATTCCCTGTAGCCGATGCAAAAGGGCTCTATGGAAGGCTAAGTCCTTGGGGGCTGCAAGAACTTAATCGAATCGTTCAGGTATAATCACTTTAGAAATAAGactaaatttcaaatcaaattctctATATAAACTAATTACttgtatcatttatttttcttttaatgataCATATAATCAGAGTGGATATGTGGCTAAATATGAGCAAAACATCATTCAATAGAACTGCATTTTTTATTGAACATAAAAAACTACAGAATCTTTTTTCCAATTGGAAATAGAATTGAAAGTCTTTTTTTGGATCTATAAAACGAAATCAGCAAATAATAAATTGATGCActtcaaaattatttaaacttaattatataaataataaaaattatgaagGGAATGTGTTGACTTGACTTCATATTGTTATATATCATAGATATAGCTAAAAGAACGTATGTCTTCATACCTTTCCTTGTCCTCGCCGGTGGAACCATTGTCCAAAACATCGAGCAAATAACTAAAACGCTTAGCAGATTGGAACTCTGCTTGCTCCACACGGGCTAAAGTGTTGCGTAAAAGAGTTTTaatcagaaaagaaaataagggaAGGATATtgctacaatatataaattaataaagagATTAAACCTTCTGAGAGCCTTAATTCATCCATTGAGTAGCCAAAATGCGGGCGACGGAACAAGGGTTTAGGGGTTAGTTGCAACTCAGGGAGATGCCTGCTCTCAATATCATGTGCTTGCTCATGTTCTTCAATGAGATGTGTCCCATGCAGTCTTGAATCATCAAAATCTCTCACCactagaagaaaatgaaaatttcacCAAACAAATTGTCTCAGCCATGAAGAAATTAATCACGACACAAATAATAGTTGAAAATAGATAACTTCACTTCTATGAAGATTTTACTTACTCGAGTTAAGCTCAAAATCACCATCCATCAAGTCTCGACCGTAACATCTAGTGTGCTGTGTTTTATCTGCATACTTCCTGCACAAGAAATATCTTAGTACCACATCATGTTTGCGAATTGAAATTTGCATTACCCTAGGGCATCATAATGcataatataaaatttgaatttccgATTCAATGGTGACAAAACTTCTCTAGGAGATTTATAGGACTCATTTAGATTTCCAATTCAGAATCATAGCGTCCACCATAGGAGTTTTAACAAAGTGAGAAGTAAAGAGGGATTCCAACTAGAGTAGTATTACCCAATGATTCTTATAAACAGAAAAGGCACTCAGGCATGTCAAGAAAGGGACAAAAGCCAGCTGGGAATCCAGATTCCAGAATGTTATAAACTTTGCAAAGGTAAAGCAAGGAGCTTAGTCTGTTATTGATGTCGATGAATGTGAGGAATATTATGGGTATCAACATCAAAAAACTATATCAATTAGTGCAAGGGTTGCCCAGAGATTCTGTTTCTATGAAAGAAAGCTTTTACTTTTCTCTAGGCTGCTGAAACTCCCTAATGTGTGTTCATCATAAGAGTTTAAAACTGATAATTAAAGACATAGTTACTTtaaataaacagaaaagattTACCTTTCAACAAGCCTTGACTTTTCCTTGTAAGGTTTCACCAGAACACGAGCCTGACAAACAGAATGGGGATTCCCCTTGGCTAAAACTTGCTTAACAGTCTCCGCATATACGAAAGTGACAAAACCAAACATCCTCTTCTGTTGGAAAGGGATCCGAACATCTTGGACAAGGCCAAATTTGCTACATGGACAATTGATAAGCTGAGAAACCAAATTCCAAATTTAGGAAAAGCAATTAAAGTTCCTCATAAACCAGACTTCCTTACTTGAAGTAGTCAGAAACATCTTGCTCTGTGAAAGTACTCTCAGCCGGAAAGGTAAGATATATCTGCCGAGAACCAGCAACAATTACACCAGGATCACTTCTCACTACCAAGTATTTTGGCACATCTTCTGCCAACATTACTGAGTGCTGCCCATGAGGCCTGCAACTCGTATAAATTCACAACTTAAGCAATGAATTAATTATGTAAGAAACACATTAAGTCTACAAGTCCCACCTGTCAACAAGACAAATGCTGTTCTTCAACCTAGCAAGTAGTTTTGTTAGGCTATACCCAGCCTTACCATGTCTATGGCTCTCTGTAAGATAGCCTTCAGCCTGAAGAATCCTCCCAAACTTCTCATAATATATCATCGGAAGTGAAGCAATTGAAACTGGACCTCCTCTTCTTGATTGCAAAAGCTCGGTTAATTCCATTTCAAGCTTTTCAAGACATGCAGGAGAGAAGATTTTCTCTTCAGTATGAAGATCGTTTGAACTTTTACTGAGAATCTGAGAAAAGCTTTCTGGTATGGGATTCCCATGGTAGTACCTACAGTTGTTTCCATGTTTACAAAACCCCTTACTGAAGTAATGGCAAACCTTAACAGGAAATTCAGGCAAGCTTGGAGACCTTTGACCTTTTCTCACACCAATTGCAGGTTCTGAGTGATAATAATTGCTAGAAAAATCTGAACCAATTGAATTGGTAGATCGAGGCTGATCTTCCAAAGTCAAGAACTGCATTGGATTTTGAAAGTGATAATCTTCAGAGATTGGATCTGGATAAGCTGGTGAGGCATACTCTACATTACAATCAGCAGCCACGTGAGAATCCCGGTAGGGACTTGCACTAAGTAGAGTTATTGGAGACGAAATTGGGCATGATAAATGTGGTGTGGAGGGTGTGAACTGTAAAGGAAGCTCTGAAACTGGTACTTGGTTCACTGGATAGGGTGGGACGGGAGCCAAAACTGTTGGTTTAAATAAGCCCAGCTCGGCTTTGGCTTTTTTTATCAAAGAGTGGATCAGATTATCAGGGCTGAAGGCCAACCTGATCATTCCGCGTTCACCATGGTCTTGGAACAGAAGATACCCGATGATCTTTGAGACATTTTCAGGCTCTATTTTCTGAATTCTGTTGTACACAACTTTCGTAGACTCAGAAAAATCCATTTCACCAGTCCAGCCCTGCAAATGCAAAATAACTGATGCAGATTACAATGGAGCTTGGCACACCAAAGCAGTTGGGGCATATAAGGAAATTAAGTTAACACTCCACTGAAAACAAAGCAAGAAACAAAAACCCTCTCTTGGTAGATGTTTTCTATCTAAACATTTACGAGGAAAAACATATCATCAACTGGAAACCTTAGTGGTTCTAATCACTAAAATCCTATATATCTGCCACCGCATTCAGTTTATTACTATGCCGTACATGCATTTACAACTATAAGCCAAAAGTCTGCAGATCCATAGCCAGGAAAAGCAGAGACATCCAAGCAAAAGTCAAACCAAACAGAAACGAAAAACAGCATAGTGAACGCCGAatacaacaaagaaaaagagagaggggaggaggaggagaacaGCAGGAAATATTACTTGTTTTAAAGCAGCAGCATGAACAgcggaaaaaattatttaaaaaaagaacttATCTATTTTAGCATACGCCAAACcagaagaaaaaagatgatACTTCTCTTCGCTGCGAACTAAAGTGGAAAGCCATTATTTTATAGAATTAGTATATACTGCTCTGGAAACAAACAGACAATTAGAACCAAAAAATGGTGGTTATGGTCATACTAGAGTGAACTCGAAGAATACATTTTTTTCCCATAGGAGGGGAAAGAGAACAAGTTCACCACAAACTCAACCTCAGAACACAAGTCATACTACCTTAGGCCAAAGAAATCATGTTTATTGGATAGTTTCAAGGAAGGCATCCCagagaaacaaacaaaacaaaaatatagaaCAGTCTCCTCTATTCCCAAAGAAACAAGTTACGTTactaaaagataataaaatcacAAAAACTAGGGATGGAAGCGAAATTTTTGGTATATCAAACAAAACTCACATTCCTAAAAATACGCTATAAATATAtgaggagaaaagaaaagaagagaaccGTACAACTTCAAAGTTTCATCGTCTCgtttggggaaaaaaaacataGAACCTCAAAAGCACATCTTGAACGCTGAAGTAAAGTTTCAAACACATTATAAGGCAAACCTATATCCAGcgtcaactttttcaaaaattaaccACGCAACTCAAAAGGCCAAATTTAcgcacgaaaaaaaaaaaaaaactcaaaattcaaattctCAGCCAATTTCGAAAAGCGAAATTGTACGTCGCTGAAAAATTCACCGCATTGAATCATTGACCATCAGAAAGCACCAAAAACAACAGAAAAGGGGAATGCGAATTCAATATAGATCAAAGATCTAACAATACCCACCAAAATCCAACAGTTCTCTGGAGATGAAACAAAGTCAGACCAACCAACCTAAGGCCTCTCAGACTCTCCGACGATGGCCATGACTAGTGTGATTGTGCACTCtgttcctctctttctctctccccctctgCCGCTGTTATTTTTTGCTATTTTGATCCTACTTCCTGTACCTTCCCTCCCAAAAAAGGACTCcattgttaaaagaaaaaatgaaggcaACAATGACAGTAAGGATGGCTTTAAAGGGCGCCTTGTCTTCAGTTCAAATCAACACACAGTACGGTACACACAACACACAGCCACAAccccttaaaaagaaatttttttatttttttttatttttttatttaatgattaagaaaataaatttaaatatattaatatatttttttattttttaaaattatttaaatatattaaaaaaatatttaaaaaaaataacgtgCAATCAAATTGAGCAGTGCTCCTCAAAAAACTACTGGCCCATTACTAAGCTTGTTGCTTGGCATTCTTGCCACTGTTACCgtttttttccatcttttttcaATAAAAGAGACGCAGATTACAGGTCGTACGACGTTGTTACAGAAAATTGTGCGAATTATTGTAGGGAACGTTGAGTTTCCCAAACTGCCCCTTGGTGAATCTCGAAGAAAAAGTCAAAttcagtttttaactttttacttCGTAATATTTTCAGTTTCTACCGTTGGATCAACTGAACAGGTGGTCCCCGCTTACTCTGAGAAGAACAAAAGCCGGCGGTCTTTCTGCCGTAAAATCTAAACGAGGCACTTGCATGAAGACCACGTGCCTTTCCGGGCGACCATTACGCAGAGTTTTAGATTACGTTGAACAAGTGAAatgagtattttttattttaaataaaagtttgaaataatattttttaatattattattattttaaaaattaaattaaaatttaaaaaaattaaattatttattttattttatgtaaaaattaaaaaaattataataataagataaaataaatcttaattACCAAACCTAACCTTACGCAATGTTCCGATGATCAACACCTACTCGTCTATCTTCGGGCACTCGGTTTGTTGGTGGttcttttaaaatacattattaaagttaatttttttattttatataataatttttataatatataatatattgacatatctattttt
The genomic region above belongs to Carya illinoinensis cultivar Pawnee chromosome 4, C.illinoinensisPawnee_v1, whole genome shotgun sequence and contains:
- the LOC122306734 gene encoding zinc finger CCCH domain-containing protein 18-like isoform X2, coding for MDFSESTKVVYNRIQKIEPENVSKIIGYLLFQDHGERGMIRLAFSPDNLIHSLIKKAKAELGLFKPTVLAPVPPYPVNQVPVSELPLQFTPSTPHLSCPISSPITLLSASPYRDSHVAADCNVEYASPAYPDPISEDYHFQNPMQFLTLEDQPRSTNSIGSDFSSNYYHSEPAIGVRKGQRSPSLPEFPVKVCHYFSKGFCKHGNNCRYYHGNPIPESFSQILSKSSNDLHTEEKIFSPACLEKLEMELTELLQSRRGGPVSIASLPMIYYEKFGRILQAEGYLTESHRHGKAGYSLTKLLARLKNSICLVDRPHGQHSVMLAEDVPKYLVVRSDPGVIVAGSRQIYLTFPAESTFTEQDVSDYFNKFGLVQDVRIPFQQKRMFGFVTFVYAETVKQVLAKGNPHSVCQARVLVKPYKEKSRLVERKYADKTQHTRCYGRDLMDGDFELNSMVRDFDDSRLHGTHLIEEHEQAHDIESRHLPELQLTPKPLFRRPHFGYSMDELRLSEARVEQAEFQSAKRFSYLLDVLDNGSTGEDKESPQGLSLP
- the LOC122306734 gene encoding zinc finger CCCH domain-containing protein 18-like isoform X1, whose protein sequence is MDFSESTKVVYNRIQKIEPENVSKIIGYLLFQDHGERGMIRLAFSPDNLIHSLIKKAKAELGLFKPTVLAPVPPYPVNQVPVSELPLQFTPSTPHLSCPISSPITLLSASPYRDSHVAADCNVEYASPAYPDPISEDYHFQNPMQFLTLEDQPRSTNSIGSDFSSNYYHSEPAIGVRKGQRSPSLPEFPVKVCHYFSKGFCKHGNNCRYYHGNPIPESFSQILSKSSNDLHTEEKIFSPACLEKLEMELTELLQSRRGGPVSIASLPMIYYEKFGRILQAEGYLTESHRHGKAGYSLTKLLARLKNSICLVDRPHGQHSVMLAEDVPKYLVVRSDPGVIVAGSRQIYLTFPAESTFTEQDVSDYFNKFGLVQDVRIPFQQKRMFGFVTFVYAETVKQVLAKGNPHSVCQARVLVKPYKEKSRLVERKYADKTQHTRCYGRDLMDGDFELNSMVRDFDDSRLHGTHLIEEHEQAHDIESRHLPELQLTPKPLFRRPHFGYSMDELRLSEARVEQAEFQSAKRFSYLLDVLDNGSTGEDKESSCSPQGLSLP